Proteins encoded by one window of Candidatus Stoquefichus sp. SB1:
- the hisH gene encoding imidazole glycerol phosphate synthase subunit HisH translates to MVVIIDYNVGNLKSVQNAFLRIGVETIVSRDHDVIRQAQGIVLPGVGTFPVAMENLEKYQLIDILQERKDAGIPILGICLGMQILFEKGLEIKETKGLGFLQGEVKKMEVDEKIPHMGWNELCFCQQHPLLKYIHEKDYVYFVHSFMAFPADDELIAYCDYGGQKVTAIVAKNNVMGCQFHPEKSGEVGKHILLAFKEMIS, encoded by the coding sequence TTGGTTGTCATTATTGATTATAATGTTGGGAATTTAAAAAGTGTTCAAAATGCTTTTTTAAGAATAGGGGTAGAGACAATTGTTAGTCGTGATCATGATGTGATTCGTCAGGCTCAAGGGATTGTTTTGCCAGGTGTTGGGACTTTTCCAGTGGCAATGGAAAATCTTGAAAAATATCAATTAATTGATATTCTTCAGGAAAGAAAAGATGCAGGGATTCCGATTTTAGGAATTTGTTTAGGAATGCAGATTCTTTTTGAAAAAGGATTGGAAATTAAAGAAACCAAAGGTCTGGGATTTTTACAGGGTGAAGTGAAGAAAATGGAAGTTGATGAAAAGATTCCACATATGGGATGGAATGAATTATGTTTTTGTCAGCAACATCCTTTATTAAAATATATTCATGAAAAAGATTATGTTTATTTTGTTCATTCTTTTATGGCTTTTCCTGCTGATGATGAACTTATTGCTTATTGTGATTATGGTGGTCAAAAAGTAACCGCAATTGTTGCTAAGAATAATGTCATGGGTTGTCAGTTTCATCCTGAAAAAAGTGGTGAAGTCGGAAAACACATTTTATTGGCATTTAAGGAGATGATATCATGA
- the hisB gene encoding imidazoleglycerol-phosphate dehydratase HisB, with the protein MRISTIERKTHETKITMTLNLDGSGIAHIDTGVGFLDHMLELLAFHSQFDLDVQCIGDLKVDSHHTVEDLGIVLGQCLLEALGDKKGITRYGQMSIPMDETLVTTTLDLSGRPYLVYQAELKTQLLGNYETEMTKEFFKAVSDHALMTLHIQELYGENTHHIIEAMFKSFARALKQAVTIDEKNKNLVVSSKGVL; encoded by the coding sequence ATGCGTATTTCTACAATTGAAAGAAAGACTCATGAAACAAAAATAACAATGACTCTTAATCTTGATGGTTCAGGAATTGCTCATATTGATACAGGGGTTGGATTTCTTGATCATATGTTGGAATTGTTAGCATTTCATAGCCAATTTGATTTAGATGTTCAATGCATTGGAGATTTAAAAGTAGATAGTCATCATACTGTCGAAGATTTAGGAATTGTTTTAGGACAATGTCTTTTAGAAGCGTTAGGTGATAAAAAAGGAATTACACGTTATGGTCAAATGAGTATTCCAATGGATGAAACATTAGTCACCACTACATTAGATTTGAGTGGACGTCCTTATTTAGTTTATCAGGCTGAACTTAAAACTCAGCTTTTAGGAAATTATGAGACTGAAATGACCAAAGAATTTTTTAAAGCTGTCAGTGATCATGCTTTAATGACACTACATATTCAGGAATTATATGGTGAAAATACACACCATATTATTGAAGCTATGTTTAAAAGCTTTGCTAGAGCATTAAAACAAGCAGTAACAATTGATGAAAAGAATAAAAATCTTGTTGTTTCATCTAAAGGAGTTTTATAA